In Tamandua tetradactyla isolate mTamTet1 chromosome 7, mTamTet1.pri, whole genome shotgun sequence, the following are encoded in one genomic region:
- the FAM118A gene encoding protein FAM118A isoform X2 has protein sequence MDSVEKTTKRSEQKSRKFLKSLIRKQPQELLLVIGTGVSAAVAPGIPALCSWRSCIEAVIEAAEQLEVLHPGDIAEFRRKVMKDRDLLVVAHDLIRKMSPRTGDTKPNFFQDCLMEIFDNLEQHIQNPLVLQSILSLMERGTMVLTTNYDNLLEIFGQQQKKPMESLDLKDKTKALGNEPRSPAWQVLQWARGHIKYGVLHIHGLYTDPCGMVLDPSGYKDVTQDPEVMEVLQNLYRTKSFLFVGCGETLRDQIFQALFLYSVPNKVDLEHYMVVLKENEDHFFKHQADMLLHGIKVVSYGGCFDYFPGYVQDLTTQICKQRSPDADRVDSTTLLGNACQDCAKRKLEENGIEVSKKLRQSDTDHAGGS, from the exons ATGGATTCAGTGGAAAAGACAACAAAGAGAAGTGAACAAAAGTCCAG aaagttcttaaaaAGCCTCATCAGGAAACAGCCCCAGGAACTGCTCCTGGTCATTGGGACGGGCGTCAGCGCGGCGGTAGCGCCCGGCATCCCAGCTCTCTGTTCGTGGAGGAGCTGCATCGAGGCGGTGATCGAGGCTGCCGAGCAGCTGGAGGTGCTGCACCCGGGGGACATTGCTGAGTTCCGCAGGAAAGTGATGAAGGACCGAGATTTGCTGGTGGTGGCCCACGATCTGATCCGGAAGATGTCCCCC CGCACAGGGGACACGAAGCCCAACTTCTTCCAGGACTGCCTGATGGAGATTTTTGACAACCTGGAGCAGCACATCCAGAACCCCTTGGTGCTGCAGTCAATCCTCAGCTTGATGGAGAGGGGCACGATGGTGCTGACCACCAACTATGACAACCTGCTGGAGATCTTTGGCCAGCAACAGAAAAAGCCGATGGAATCTTTGGATTTGAAGGATAAGACTAAG gcactgggaaatgaacccaggtctccggcatggcag GTCCTTCAGTGGGCAAGAGGACACATAAAATATGGAGTTCTTCATATCCATGGCTTATACACAGATCCTTGTGGGATGGTATTAGATCCATCAGGATATAAAGATGTTACTCAAGACCCAGAAGTAATg GAAGTTCTCCAGAACTTATACCGCACCAAATCTTTTCTGTTTGTGGGCTGTGGAGAGACCCTTCGTGATCAGATATTCCAAGCTCTCTTCCTTTACTCTGTGCCGAATAAGGTGGATTTAGAACACTACATGGTTGTGCTCAAGGAAAATGAAGATCATTTCTTTAAGCATCAAGCAGACATGCTTTTGCACGGAATTAAAGTCGTATCCTATGGGGGCTGTTTTGATTATTTCCCAGGATATGTCCAAGACCTTACCACTCAGATCTGCAAACAGAGAAGCCCAG atGCTGATCGAGTGGATAGCACCACATTATTGG GTAATGCATGTCAAGACTGTGCAAAAAGGAAGTTAGAAGAGAATGGAATAGAAGTTTCAAAAAAACTCAGACAATCAGATACtg ATCATGCTGGAGGGTCTTGA
- the FAM118A gene encoding protein FAM118A isoform X1, translated as MDSVEKTTKRSEQKSSRKFLKSLIRKQPQELLLVIGTGVSAAVAPGIPALCSWRSCIEAVIEAAEQLEVLHPGDIAEFRRKVMKDRDLLVVAHDLIRKMSPRTGDTKPNFFQDCLMEIFDNLEQHIQNPLVLQSILSLMERGTMVLTTNYDNLLEIFGQQQKKPMESLDLKDKTKALGNEPRSPAWQVLQWARGHIKYGVLHIHGLYTDPCGMVLDPSGYKDVTQDPEVMEVLQNLYRTKSFLFVGCGETLRDQIFQALFLYSVPNKVDLEHYMVVLKENEDHFFKHQADMLLHGIKVVSYGGCFDYFPGYVQDLTTQICKQRSPDADRVDSTTLLGNACQDCAKRKLEENGIEVSKKLRQSDTDHAGGS; from the exons ATGGATTCAGTGGAAAAGACAACAAAGAGAAGTGAACAAAAGTCCAG tagaaagttcttaaaaAGCCTCATCAGGAAACAGCCCCAGGAACTGCTCCTGGTCATTGGGACGGGCGTCAGCGCGGCGGTAGCGCCCGGCATCCCAGCTCTCTGTTCGTGGAGGAGCTGCATCGAGGCGGTGATCGAGGCTGCCGAGCAGCTGGAGGTGCTGCACCCGGGGGACATTGCTGAGTTCCGCAGGAAAGTGATGAAGGACCGAGATTTGCTGGTGGTGGCCCACGATCTGATCCGGAAGATGTCCCCC CGCACAGGGGACACGAAGCCCAACTTCTTCCAGGACTGCCTGATGGAGATTTTTGACAACCTGGAGCAGCACATCCAGAACCCCTTGGTGCTGCAGTCAATCCTCAGCTTGATGGAGAGGGGCACGATGGTGCTGACCACCAACTATGACAACCTGCTGGAGATCTTTGGCCAGCAACAGAAAAAGCCGATGGAATCTTTGGATTTGAAGGATAAGACTAAG gcactgggaaatgaacccaggtctccggcatggcag GTCCTTCAGTGGGCAAGAGGACACATAAAATATGGAGTTCTTCATATCCATGGCTTATACACAGATCCTTGTGGGATGGTATTAGATCCATCAGGATATAAAGATGTTACTCAAGACCCAGAAGTAATg GAAGTTCTCCAGAACTTATACCGCACCAAATCTTTTCTGTTTGTGGGCTGTGGAGAGACCCTTCGTGATCAGATATTCCAAGCTCTCTTCCTTTACTCTGTGCCGAATAAGGTGGATTTAGAACACTACATGGTTGTGCTCAAGGAAAATGAAGATCATTTCTTTAAGCATCAAGCAGACATGCTTTTGCACGGAATTAAAGTCGTATCCTATGGGGGCTGTTTTGATTATTTCCCAGGATATGTCCAAGACCTTACCACTCAGATCTGCAAACAGAGAAGCCCAG atGCTGATCGAGTGGATAGCACCACATTATTGG GTAATGCATGTCAAGACTGTGCAAAAAGGAAGTTAGAAGAGAATGGAATAGAAGTTTCAAAAAAACTCAGACAATCAGATACtg ATCATGCTGGAGGGTCTTGA
- the FAM118A gene encoding protein FAM118A isoform X3 has translation MDSVEKTTKRSEQKSSRKFLKSLIRKQPQELLLVIGTGVSAAVAPGIPALCSWRSCIEAVIEAAEQLEVLHPGDIAEFRRKVMKDRDLLVVAHDLIRKMSPRTGDTKPNFFQDCLMEIFDNLEQHIQNPLVLQSILSLMERGTMVLTTNYDNLLEIFGQQQKKPMESLDLKDKTKVLQWARGHIKYGVLHIHGLYTDPCGMVLDPSGYKDVTQDPEVMEVLQNLYRTKSFLFVGCGETLRDQIFQALFLYSVPNKVDLEHYMVVLKENEDHFFKHQADMLLHGIKVVSYGGCFDYFPGYVQDLTTQICKQRSPDADRVDSTTLLGNACQDCAKRKLEENGIEVSKKLRQSDTDHAGGS, from the exons ATGGATTCAGTGGAAAAGACAACAAAGAGAAGTGAACAAAAGTCCAG tagaaagttcttaaaaAGCCTCATCAGGAAACAGCCCCAGGAACTGCTCCTGGTCATTGGGACGGGCGTCAGCGCGGCGGTAGCGCCCGGCATCCCAGCTCTCTGTTCGTGGAGGAGCTGCATCGAGGCGGTGATCGAGGCTGCCGAGCAGCTGGAGGTGCTGCACCCGGGGGACATTGCTGAGTTCCGCAGGAAAGTGATGAAGGACCGAGATTTGCTGGTGGTGGCCCACGATCTGATCCGGAAGATGTCCCCC CGCACAGGGGACACGAAGCCCAACTTCTTCCAGGACTGCCTGATGGAGATTTTTGACAACCTGGAGCAGCACATCCAGAACCCCTTGGTGCTGCAGTCAATCCTCAGCTTGATGGAGAGGGGCACGATGGTGCTGACCACCAACTATGACAACCTGCTGGAGATCTTTGGCCAGCAACAGAAAAAGCCGATGGAATCTTTGGATTTGAAGGATAAGACTAAG GTCCTTCAGTGGGCAAGAGGACACATAAAATATGGAGTTCTTCATATCCATGGCTTATACACAGATCCTTGTGGGATGGTATTAGATCCATCAGGATATAAAGATGTTACTCAAGACCCAGAAGTAATg GAAGTTCTCCAGAACTTATACCGCACCAAATCTTTTCTGTTTGTGGGCTGTGGAGAGACCCTTCGTGATCAGATATTCCAAGCTCTCTTCCTTTACTCTGTGCCGAATAAGGTGGATTTAGAACACTACATGGTTGTGCTCAAGGAAAATGAAGATCATTTCTTTAAGCATCAAGCAGACATGCTTTTGCACGGAATTAAAGTCGTATCCTATGGGGGCTGTTTTGATTATTTCCCAGGATATGTCCAAGACCTTACCACTCAGATCTGCAAACAGAGAAGCCCAG atGCTGATCGAGTGGATAGCACCACATTATTGG GTAATGCATGTCAAGACTGTGCAAAAAGGAAGTTAGAAGAGAATGGAATAGAAGTTTCAAAAAAACTCAGACAATCAGATACtg ATCATGCTGGAGGGTCTTGA
- the FAM118A gene encoding protein FAM118A isoform X4 has translation MDSVEKTTKRSEQKSRKFLKSLIRKQPQELLLVIGTGVSAAVAPGIPALCSWRSCIEAVIEAAEQLEVLHPGDIAEFRRKVMKDRDLLVVAHDLIRKMSPRTGDTKPNFFQDCLMEIFDNLEQHIQNPLVLQSILSLMERGTMVLTTNYDNLLEIFGQQQKKPMESLDLKDKTKVLQWARGHIKYGVLHIHGLYTDPCGMVLDPSGYKDVTQDPEVMEVLQNLYRTKSFLFVGCGETLRDQIFQALFLYSVPNKVDLEHYMVVLKENEDHFFKHQADMLLHGIKVVSYGGCFDYFPGYVQDLTTQICKQRSPDADRVDSTTLLGNACQDCAKRKLEENGIEVSKKLRQSDTDHAGGS, from the exons ATGGATTCAGTGGAAAAGACAACAAAGAGAAGTGAACAAAAGTCCAG aaagttcttaaaaAGCCTCATCAGGAAACAGCCCCAGGAACTGCTCCTGGTCATTGGGACGGGCGTCAGCGCGGCGGTAGCGCCCGGCATCCCAGCTCTCTGTTCGTGGAGGAGCTGCATCGAGGCGGTGATCGAGGCTGCCGAGCAGCTGGAGGTGCTGCACCCGGGGGACATTGCTGAGTTCCGCAGGAAAGTGATGAAGGACCGAGATTTGCTGGTGGTGGCCCACGATCTGATCCGGAAGATGTCCCCC CGCACAGGGGACACGAAGCCCAACTTCTTCCAGGACTGCCTGATGGAGATTTTTGACAACCTGGAGCAGCACATCCAGAACCCCTTGGTGCTGCAGTCAATCCTCAGCTTGATGGAGAGGGGCACGATGGTGCTGACCACCAACTATGACAACCTGCTGGAGATCTTTGGCCAGCAACAGAAAAAGCCGATGGAATCTTTGGATTTGAAGGATAAGACTAAG GTCCTTCAGTGGGCAAGAGGACACATAAAATATGGAGTTCTTCATATCCATGGCTTATACACAGATCCTTGTGGGATGGTATTAGATCCATCAGGATATAAAGATGTTACTCAAGACCCAGAAGTAATg GAAGTTCTCCAGAACTTATACCGCACCAAATCTTTTCTGTTTGTGGGCTGTGGAGAGACCCTTCGTGATCAGATATTCCAAGCTCTCTTCCTTTACTCTGTGCCGAATAAGGTGGATTTAGAACACTACATGGTTGTGCTCAAGGAAAATGAAGATCATTTCTTTAAGCATCAAGCAGACATGCTTTTGCACGGAATTAAAGTCGTATCCTATGGGGGCTGTTTTGATTATTTCCCAGGATATGTCCAAGACCTTACCACTCAGATCTGCAAACAGAGAAGCCCAG atGCTGATCGAGTGGATAGCACCACATTATTGG GTAATGCATGTCAAGACTGTGCAAAAAGGAAGTTAGAAGAGAATGGAATAGAAGTTTCAAAAAAACTCAGACAATCAGATACtg ATCATGCTGGAGGGTCTTGA